The following coding sequences are from one Nicotiana tomentosiformis chromosome 3, ASM39032v3, whole genome shotgun sequence window:
- the LOC138908348 gene encoding histone deacetylase 6-like, which yields MLSIVVQRVLYVDIDVHHADGVEAAFYTADRVTTVSFHKFGDFFPGTGHIKDIGGGAGKYYALNAPLNDGIDDESFRLLFRPIIQKVMEVYQPDVVVLQSGADSLAGDSCAKVELLQYLQTAVAVGVELENKLPYNEYYEYFGPDYTLHSVASMPMQNQNSPRDLEKIRSMFGWA from the exons ATGCTCAGTATTGTTGTGCAACGTGTATTATATGTTGATATTGATGTTCACCATGCAGATGGAGTTGAGGCTGCTTTTTACACCGCAGATCGGGTCACGACAGTGTCGTTTCATAAGTTTGGGGACTTCTTTCCTGGTACAGGACATATCAAAGACATTGGTGGAGGTGCTGGGAAGTACTATGCCTTAAACGCCCCTTTGAATGATGGGATTGATGATGAAAGTTTCCGTCTCCTATTCCGTCCTATAATCCAAAAAGTAATGGAGGTCTATCAACCAGATGTTGTTGTTCTTCAGTCTGGTGCTGATTCACTAGCCGGAGACAG TTGCGCTAAGGTTGAACTACTTCAATATCTGCAGACAGCAGTTGCAGTTGGAGTAGAGCTTGAGAATAAATTGCCTTACAATGAGTATTACGAGTACTTTGGCCCTGATTATACACTTCATTCTGTTGCATCAATGCCTATGCAGAATCAGAATTCACCCCGGGATCTGGAGAAGATTAGGAGCATGTTTGGATGGGCTTAA